A genomic region of Colletotrichum destructivum chromosome 5, complete sequence contains the following coding sequences:
- a CDS encoding Putative transcription factor, MADS-box, producing the protein MADITDQHDQTSPTDLDESQVGNGNAAENRGVKRQRPSTADDDDDDDDKGGRERRKIEIKFINDKSRRHITFSKRKAGIMKKAYELSVLTGTQVLLLVVSETGLVYTFTTPKLQPLVTKAEGKNLIQACLNAPEPSQGGENGVDDSNQVDSPEEPPQQHLPPQAGRQGMPQNPHMPPNYMPNVGMDPSQALAYQNYVQQQRGGGYAMPPQSGLPQHTSHQS; encoded by the exons ATGGCCGACATCACCGACCAACACGACCAGACCTCGCCcaccgacctcgacgagtcGCAggtcggcaacggcaacgccgccgagaacagGGGCGTCAAGCGTCAGCGTCCAagcaccgccgacgacgacgacgatgacgatgacaagGGCGGTCGCGAGCGTCGCAAGATTGAAATCAAGTTCATCAACGACAAGTCGCGCCGTCACATCACCTTCTCAAAGCGTAAGGCTGGAATCATGAAGAAG GCTTACGAGCTTTCCGTCCTTACTGGCACCCAGGTCTTGCTCCTCGTCGTTTCCGAGACCGGCCTCGTATACACGTTTACGACACCCAAGCTGCAACCGCTTGTGACTAAGGCTGAGGGCAAGAACTTGATTCAG GCATGCCTCAACGCGCCCGAGCCCTCTCAGGGTGGTGAGAATGGTGTCGACGACTCGAACCAGGTCGACTCCCCCGAGGAGCCTCCCCAACAACACCTCCCTCCCCAGGCCGGCCGCCAGGGCATGCCACAAAACCCCCACATGCCTCCCAACTACATGCCCAACGTTGGGATGGACCCCTCGCAGGCGCTCGCGTACCAAAACTACGTGCAGCAGCAACGGGGTGGAGGCTACGCCATGCCCCCGCAGTCTGGTCTTCCCCAGCACACGTCGCATCAGTCATGA
- a CDS encoding Putative Ctr copper transporter, whose amino-acid sequence MDSSLLARHGGEDHSATGAATSSEAMPGMQMGSGTANDSHTSGSMMMMTIFQTNLKTPLYSEAWTPNSVGTYAATCIFLIFLAFGLRSMLALKSIQEKRWLDKDFKRRYVSVNGKLGMSGKMSTDSMAKQLVLSENGVEENVTVVQSQHGIWRPWRFSVDPIRAVIDTAIAGVGYLLMLAVMTMNVGYLLSVLGGVFLGSLAVGRFATMGEH is encoded by the exons ATGGACAGCTCTCTCCTTGCCAGGCATGGTGGCGAAGACCACAGTGCGACGGGTGCGGCAACCTCCTCTGAGGCCATGCCGGGAATGCAAATGGGATCCGGCACGGCGAACGACAGCCATACCTCTGGCagcatgatgatgatgaccaTCTTCCAAACCAACCTGAAGACGCCTCTGTACTCAGAGGCATGGACCCCGAACAGCGTAGGCACCTACGCCGCCACCTGtatcttcctcatcttcctcgccttcgGTCTGCGCAGCATGTTGGCCCTGAAGTCCATTCAGGAGAAGCGATGGCTTGACAAGGACTTCAAGCGCCGCTACGTCAGCGTCAACGGAAAGTTAGGCATGTCCGGAAAGATGTCAACGGATAGCATGGCAAAGCAGTTGGTGCTCTCAGAGAACGGTGTTGAGGAGAATGTCACTGTCGTCCAGTCGCAGCACGGCATATGGAGACCATGGAGATTCTCGGTCGACCCCATCCGCGCCGTGATTGATACTGCTATCGCTGGTGTCGGATACCTGCT AATGTTGGCCGTTATGACCATGAATGTTGGTTATCTTCTCTCGGTCCTGGGCGGCGTTTTCTTGGGTAGTCTCGCTGTCGGCCGCTTCGCCACCATGGGCGAACACTAG
- a CDS encoding Putative V-type ATPase subunit E codes for MSHQPLTDDQVGQELRKMTAFIKQEAMEKAREIEIKANEEFAIEKSKLVRQETDAIDGQYEKKFKQAQMSQQITRSTVSNKTRLKVLGARQELLDNIFEDARKKLPSATKDKAKYQATLKNLVLEGLYALAEPEVVVRARKADFDAVKKAIDDAVKDYKKEVGKDTAAKVDESNPLPAESAGGVFIIGGKGKIEINNTFEERLNLLQETALPAVRETLFGKNPNRRFTD; via the exons ATGTCGCACCAACCGTTGACCGACGACCAA GTCGGTCAGGAGCTCCGCAAGATGACGGCCTTCATCAAGCAGGAGGCGATGGAGAAGGCCCGCGAGATCGAGATTAAGGCCAATGAGGAGTTCGCAATCGAAAAGTCTAAGCTCGTCCGCCAGGAGACGGATGCCATCGACGGCCAGTACGAGAAGAAGTTCAAGCAGGCCCAGATGTCCCAGCAGATCACCCGCTCCACCGTCTCCAACAAGACGCGCctcaaggtcctcggcgcccgccaGGAGCTCCTTGACAACATTTTCGAGGACGCCCGCAAGAAGTTGCCCTCCGCCAccaaggacaaggccaagTACCAGGCCACTCTTAAGAACCTGGTCCTAGAGGGCCTGtacgccctcgccgagcccgaggtcgtcgtccgcgCGCGGAAAGCCGACTTCGATGCCGTCAagaaggccatcgacgacgccgtcaaggactACAAGAAGGAGGTTGGCAAGGACACggccgccaaggtcgacgagtCCAACCCCTTGCCTGCGGAGAG TGCTGGAGGTGTATTCATCATTGGCGGAAAGGGAAAGATTGAAATCAACAACACATTCGAGGAACGCCTAAACCTGCTCCAGGAAACCGCTCTGCCGGCCGTTCGCGAGACCCTCTTTGGAAAGAACCCCAACCGCAGATTCACCGATTAA
- a CDS encoding Putative magnesium transporter NIPA: MGSLGGISPGGTIAIGIIVGLLSTSVQSLGLTLQRKSHILEDEKGPHEIRRPPYRRGRWQLGMGMFIAANLLGSSVQISTLPLPVLSTLQASGLVFNSICATLILNEPFTRWSLWGTLLVCAGAVLIAIFGAIPAPAHNLQELLELLGRKPFIVWMVMQAFLVLSIAISVDCLDHFTSMSLNSKFRFARGLAYGCISGILSAHSLLVAKSAVELIIKTIADGNNQFVHWQAWVLVLALVILALSQLYYLHRGLKLVSTSVLYPLVFCVYNIIAILDGLIYFKQTDMINPLRACLIALGTAILLAGVLALSWRLSDEQHTPGVGQSSLAPGLGLVEDTEDEEESLLGGGDDLYSLHEEDDPLPATTYSTFHVASGETTPLTPTPKRKKTGRRWQERAEIWGELEDRDTPSPPVSRRRSSTMPDVGESTSFLPHRRGVSNGSGNHLPPPTSASEDGPSNESSSLRRPLGRRRRKSTGFPGFTARRRRKSQSNTPTLQDALGGIWKLKWWRSDKGSGGAAVDDGASNPPGSSGSGSIWPVFRDDPPPPPEQGEGDAGVDAERGRGNGSGDRSQDRGRGGRPDDDSLV, encoded by the exons ATGGGGTCCCTTGGCGGCATCTCCCCCGGGGGTACAATCGCT ATCGGAATCATCGTCGGACTCTTATCCACGAGCGTCCAGAGTCTGGGTCTCACCCTCCAGCGGAAGTCCCACATCCTCGAAGACGAAAAGGGTCCGCACGAGATACGCCGGCCTCCGTACCGAAGGGGCAGATGGCAGCTGGGGATGGGCATgttcatcgccgccaacctGCTCGGTAGCTCCGTGCAGATCTCGaccctccctctccctgTGCTCTCGACCCTGCAGGCCTCGGGCCTTGTCTTCAATTCGATATGCGCCACCCTCATCCTCAACGAACCCTTCACGAGGTGGTCGCTCTGGGGCACCTTGCTGGTttgcgccggcgccgtgctgATCGCCATCTTCGGCGCCATTCCCGCGCCTGCTCATAATCTGcaggagctgctggagctgctgGGCCGCAAGCCGTTCATCGTGTGGATGGTCATGCAGGCTTTCCTGGTCCTGTCCATCGCCATCAGCGTCGACTGCCTCGACCACTTTACGAGCATGTCGCTTAATTCCAAGTTCCGCTTCGCCCGTGGTCTTGCCTACGGGTGCATAAGCGGCATCTTGTCGGCGCATTCACTGCTGGTTGCCAAATCGGCCGTCGAGCTGATCATTAAGACGATCGCGGACGGCAATAATCAGTTTGTCCACTGGCAGGCGTGGGTTCTCGTGCTGGCGCTCGTCATTCTGGCTCTGAGTCAGCTCTACTATCTACATCGTGGTCTGAAGCTCGTTTCGACCTCGGTGCTGTACCCCCTGGTGTTCTGTGTCTACAACATCATTGCGATCCTGGACGGCTTGATATACTTCAAGCAAACGGACATGATCAACCCCCTCCGCGCGTGCCTTATTGCGCTGGGGACCGCGATCCTACTGGCTGGCGTGTTGGCTTTATCCTGGCGCCTTAGCGACGAGCAGCATACACCGGGCGTCGGCCAATCTTCCCTGGCACCCGGCCTCGGCCTAGTGGAGGACacagaagacgaggaggagtctcttttgggcggcggcgacgacctcTACAGCCTCCACGAAGAGGACGACCCGTTGCCTGCAACGACCTACTCGACATTCCACGTGGCGAGCGGCGAGACAACACCGTTGACCCCCACACCCAAACGCAAGAAGACCGGCAGGAGATGGCAGGAACGCGCCGAGATCTggggcgagctcgaggaccgCGACACGCCTAGCCCGCCCGTGTCACGCAGGCGCTCCAGCACGATGCCTGACGTCGGCGAATCAACATCCTtcctcccgcaccgccgcgGTGTGAGCAACGGTAGCGGTAACCACCTTCCCCCgcccacctcggcctcagAAGATGGGCCCAGTAACGAATCGAGCTCATTACGCCGGCCCTTGGGGCGCAGGCGACGTAAATCCACGGGGTTTCCAGGTTTCACggcccgccggcggcggaagagTCAGAGCAACACGCCCACGCTGCAGGATGCGCTGGGCGGCATCTGGAAGCTCAAGTGGTGGCGGTCCGACAAGGGCTCCGGCGGTGCGGCGGTGGACGACGGTGCGAGCAATCCGCCGGGGAGCAGCGGGAGCGGCAGCATATGGCCCGTGTTTCGAGACGAccccccaccgccgccggagcaaggggaaggggacgcTGGAGTTGACGCcgaaagggggagggggaacggcagcggcgacagGTCCCAGGATAGAGGGCGGGGCGGCCGTCCGGATGACGATTCGCTTGTATGA